One window of Mycoplasma cottewii genomic DNA carries:
- a CDS encoding BspA family leucine-rich repeat surface protein has protein sequence MKKLLTFISLLTISSTALSSSLVFQTNKSDNILVLKQVEKKSQKAEYKTEKGKLICTKIGYFTNDKGEIQIERFLPKTEKVPEILPEIITNLTDAFRSVTSKEIKGIEKWNTEKITSMNHTFYNSSISNIDLSNWNTSNVKDMSYMFAKTKVFNNDISNWNTSNVINMNSMFEESEAFNQNINTKPVEKGELKYTAWDVSKVTSMSKMFANTKVFDGDISKWNTEKVTDMSGMFSNTKAFNKSLKDWNLNSVTNLSSMFDSAELFNQEIGNWDTSNVTDMSKMFSRTKAFNKDISSWNTSKVQNMSGMFENAQSFNQDIKQKEIKKDEQTYTAWDTSKVTNMSKMFADNNIFNKDISSWNTSNVTNMSYMFSSASKFNNDGKSLNTWNTSKVKDMSLMFDAAKEFDQDISNWDTSSVINMNGMFQNAQSFNQDISKWNTSKVTDMQAMFNKASRFNKSINTKPVEKGELKYTAWDVSNVTNMQTMFREAVKFNQDISKWNTENVTNMYAMFEGAVAFNQNLSEWNVSKVTNFDNFASVSSLGQTNWPKFNVPDEKTNKIKWQTIVFIVASVLVLIAVVYMFIASRKKRK, from the coding sequence GTGAAAAAACTTTTAACATTTATTTCATTATTAACTATATCTTCAACTGCTTTATCAAGTAGTTTAGTTTTTCAAACTAATAAATCAGATAATATTTTAGTTTTAAAACAAGTTGAAAAAAAATCACAAAAAGCTGAATATAAAACTGAAAAAGGTAAATTAATTTGTACTAAAATTGGATATTTTACAAATGATAAAGGTGAAATCCAAATAGAAAGATTTTTACCTAAAACTGAAAAAGTTCCTGAAATATTACCTGAAATTATAACAAACTTAACAGATGCTTTTAGAAGTGTTACTTCAAAAGAAATTAAAGGTATTGAAAAATGAAACACTGAAAAAATAACTAGTATGAATCATACTTTTTATAATTCTTCAATTTCTAATATTGATTTATCAAATTGAAATACTTCAAATGTAAAAGATATGAGTTATATGTTTGCTAAAACAAAAGTGTTTAATAATGACATTTCTAATTGAAATACTTCAAATGTAATCAATATGAATTCTATGTTTGAAGAATCTGAAGCTTTTAATCAAAATATAAATACTAAACCAGTTGAAAAAGGTGAGTTAAAATACACTGCTTGAGATGTTTCAAAAGTTACTAGTATGAGTAAAATGTTTGCTAATACCAAAGTTTTTGATGGTGATATTTCTAAATGAAACACTGAAAAAGTAACTGATATGAGTGGTATGTTTAGCAACACAAAAGCATTTAATAAATCATTAAAAGATTGAAATTTAAATAGTGTAACTAATTTAAGCAGTATGTTTGATTCAGCTGAATTATTCAACCAAGAAATAGGAAATTGAGATACTTCAAATGTAACTGATATGAGTAAAATGTTTTCAAGAACAAAAGCATTTAACAAAGATATTTCTTCTTGAAATACTTCTAAAGTTCAAAATATGAGTGGTATGTTTGAAAATGCTCAATCATTTAATCAAGACATTAAACAAAAAGAAATTAAAAAAGATGAACAAACATACACTGCTTGAGATACTTCAAAAGTAACTAATATGAGTAAAATGTTTGCTGATAACAATATCTTTAATAAAGATATCTCATCATGAAACACTTCAAATGTTACAAATATGAGTTATATGTTTAGTTCAGCATCTAAATTTAATAATGATGGAAAATCATTAAATACTTGAAACACTTCAAAAGTAAAAGATATGAGTTTAATGTTTGATGCTGCTAAAGAATTTGATCAAGATATATCGAATTGAGATACTTCAAGTGTAATTAATATGAACGGTATGTTTCAAAATGCACAATCTTTTAATCAAGACATTTCTAAATGAAACACTTCAAAAGTAACTGATATGCAAGCGATGTTTAATAAAGCTTCAAGATTTAATAAAAGCATAAATACTAAACCAGTTGAAAAAGGTGAGTTAAAATATACTGCTTGAGATGTTTCAAATGTAACAAATATGCAAACTATGTTTAGAGAAGCTGTTAAATTTAATCAGGACATTTCTAAATGAAATACCGAAAATGTAACTAATATGTATGCGATGTTTGAAGGTGCTGTAGCATTTAACCAAAACTTATCTGAATGAAATGTTTCAAAAGTGACAAACTTTGATAACTTCGCTTCTGTATCTAGTTTAGGACAAACAAATTGACCAAAATTTAATGTTCCTGATGAAAAAACAAATAAAATTAAATGACAAACAATAGTATTTATAGTCGCTTCTGTGCTTGTATTGATTGCTGTAGTCTATATGTTTATTGCTTCAAGAAAAAAGAGAAAATAA
- a CDS encoding Mbov_0399 family ICE element protein gives MKLNFLKTICLFSTLSTPLIANTLTTKNNIEINNLKFQKQNLTSTPSTLEDFVNPKTVRPLSINFINQKVFNNIGYFFSKEKFLKRFHYLPEEKYTRYVVPNYPLNNPIENTSFNPISPTIKKILSFQIKDHAKSWNVFKQKYPTLTFKFDFESTFLFQSFDFTITDTRLDLTGRTERSYDEIKPSAWKSPNKNSLSQRHFSFNLNDLNSTQTLPELMITNPDWKDNEAPDFPKFKLHSTLSWKLENEIINFYLEQSIDWKSDIPFISSFKSETPTHNGHYYFENFKIFNYLTSTLIEPISITSEFADKDEVNQINKNLNSLRNFKIDMTNQDTHTDISNNNIKNTNPRTPSKYKDKTNKEYLESEAENIIKKAFTVNNVDLWESKYKHKMKYDIEFQPTAQRIKIFFKDLNPEVEPIISRFYNNLLISINLSFHPEFFQKDIQNRITITPSRILDPKTNQLVLDQPEVEVIKQNGQVKGQIFWYHNTVKVEFRAVDGTEQLLVENKPTEVYNNVYYKTLVDKRFLKSESNTTQAKSLDEIKKGLIWNISVNQEDKLNPIDIKIGVRSISPNLSFKWKGWNPENDPSKPENYQQYKLITPNIDNKQNPEYDPTINPTTGTRKEIIWVNTESKVNNFYQDPYDKNDNLNQLGDLANFGYIAEASVVNSGANYIFNNSEPSSFNSIKSAVNDLNKSIGQIQIKKYNDNFTNSENLLNNDKNNALHSFAVSLPGIYHYNVPIKDYVSIKDTFDPKKIQPEDINSEVGSSLHKYLIVNNNKDKYQSFLKIYSDINAKKPVGQKIPTIQSFWSSPAGQHLKFFLIHNQLIKSTNEVNKYSYEEIVSLWNYYVSTVKQGTVVLPHGVARIKPLYNVNFHSIKITATTKVQAVNLIKQSALKQIQQQLKSDQISLDDFEIVDENTKNWNDFLDINNDNKEMIVKFKANPTSLHLSDTSLNVSILNSKNFLFKTNDLSQMNFQNITANFSDYLKRDNTSEETGQEMFVNNYVTQHIYNTIRTHRQNESDLTLQNIDYEIYINNQKLTQFQFKFNLKNQQTIDKVIKEFFENVKTKHFAQLLIEIKSTETTFKLKGSKAYLITHSSNANTAPELPTPFNWPEEQNTPSDNSNPEILKYFDLLLLKTGDWIGDFSKWTIKDFEEKVINNIIKQLTEQSKKPVELNKDFIIRINDNIYNQKVIEDFFKSKGKLKITIQAIIEPINREKVLINSRDIFLHNTLDGKTPEQLTPTTPDSPDNNNNNENNSDNPSNQDKPNQGRKNKWTILAYVGGAILAITGGYFGIVRWRSRKLL, from the coding sequence ATGAAACTTAATTTTTTAAAAACAATTTGTCTATTTTCAACCCTATCAACTCCATTGATAGCAAATACACTCACAACTAAAAACAACATTGAAATAAACAATCTCAAATTTCAAAAACAAAATTTAACTTCAACCCCATCAACTTTAGAAGACTTTGTTAATCCAAAAACTGTAAGACCTTTAAGCATTAATTTTATTAATCAAAAAGTTTTTAATAATATAGGTTATTTTTTCTCAAAAGAAAAATTTTTAAAAAGATTTCATTATTTACCTGAAGAAAAATATACAAGATATGTTGTTCCTAATTATCCTTTAAATAATCCTATTGAAAATACAAGCTTTAATCCAATTTCACCAACAATCAAAAAAATACTTTCTTTTCAAATCAAAGATCATGCAAAATCCTGAAATGTCTTTAAACAAAAATATCCAACATTAACTTTTAAATTTGACTTTGAATCAACCTTTTTATTTCAAAGTTTTGATTTTACAATCACAGATACAAGATTAGATCTAACAGGAAGAACAGAGAGAAGTTATGATGAAATTAAACCTTCTGCATGAAAAAGTCCTAACAAAAATTCACTTAGTCAAAGGCATTTTTCATTCAATTTAAATGATTTAAATTCAACTCAAACATTACCGGAATTGATGATAACAAACCCTGATTGAAAAGATAATGAGGCACCTGATTTTCCAAAATTTAAACTTCATTCAACTTTATCATGAAAATTAGAAAATGAAATAATCAACTTTTATTTAGAACAATCTATTGATTGAAAATCAGATATACCTTTTATTAGTTCTTTTAAAAGTGAAACACCAACTCACAATGGTCACTATTATTTTGAAAATTTCAAGATTTTCAACTACCTAACCTCAACACTAATTGAACCCATCAGTATAACTTCAGAATTTGCTGATAAAGATGAAGTTAATCAAATCAACAAGAATTTAAACTCATTAAGAAACTTTAAAATTGATATGACTAACCAAGATACTCATACTGACATATCAAACAATAACATTAAAAACACAAACCCCAGAACACCATCTAAATATAAAGATAAAACAAATAAAGAATATCTTGAATCAGAAGCTGAAAATATAATTAAAAAAGCATTCACAGTTAATAATGTTGATTTGTGAGAATCTAAATACAAACACAAAATGAAGTATGATATTGAATTCCAACCAACTGCTCAAAGAATTAAAATCTTTTTCAAAGATTTAAATCCTGAAGTTGAACCAATCATATCTCGTTTTTATAACAATCTTTTGATTTCAATTAACTTGTCATTTCATCCTGAATTCTTTCAAAAAGATATTCAAAATAGAATTACAATCACTCCATCTAGAATTCTTGACCCAAAGACAAACCAATTAGTTTTAGATCAACCTGAAGTAGAAGTGATTAAACAAAATGGTCAAGTCAAAGGTCAAATCTTTTGATACCACAACACTGTTAAAGTTGAATTCCGTGCTGTTGATGGAACTGAACAACTACTTGTTGAAAACAAACCAACTGAAGTTTACAACAATGTTTATTATAAAACTTTGGTTGATAAACGTTTTTTAAAATCAGAATCAAACACAACTCAAGCAAAATCACTTGATGAAATTAAAAAAGGTTTAATCTGAAACATCTCAGTAAATCAAGAAGATAAACTTAATCCAATTGATATCAAAATTGGTGTTAGATCAATTTCTCCAAACCTTTCATTTAAATGAAAAGGTTGAAATCCTGAAAATGATCCATCTAAACCTGAAAACTATCAACAATACAAACTTATTACTCCTAATATTGACAACAAACAAAACCCTGAATATGACCCAACAATCAATCCTACAACTGGAACTAGAAAAGAAATCATATGAGTAAATACCGAGTCAAAAGTCAATAACTTTTATCAAGACCCATATGATAAAAATGATAATTTAAATCAATTAGGTGATTTAGCTAATTTTGGTTATATTGCTGAAGCTAGTGTTGTTAACTCAGGAGCAAATTATATATTTAATAACAGTGAACCATCAAGTTTTAACTCTATTAAATCTGCTGTTAATGATTTAAATAAATCAATTGGTCAAATCCAAATAAAAAAATATAATGATAATTTCACTAACTCTGAAAATTTATTAAACAATGATAAAAATAATGCTTTACATAGTTTTGCTGTATCATTACCTGGAATTTATCACTATAATGTACCAATTAAAGATTATGTTTCAATCAAAGATACATTTGATCCTAAAAAAATCCAACCAGAAGACATCAATTCTGAAGTTGGCTCAAGTTTACATAAATATTTAATTGTAAATAACAATAAAGATAAATATCAAAGCTTTTTAAAAATCTATAGTGATATAAATGCTAAAAAACCTGTTGGTCAAAAAATTCCTACAATTCAAAGTTTTTGATCTTCACCTGCAGGTCAACATTTAAAATTCTTTTTAATACATAATCAACTTATTAAATCAACAAATGAAGTTAATAAATACTCTTATGAAGAAATTGTTTCATTATGAAACTATTATGTATCAACTGTTAAACAAGGAACTGTTGTTTTACCACATGGTGTTGCTAGAATTAAACCACTTTATAATGTTAATTTTCATTCAATTAAAATAACAGCAACAACAAAAGTTCAAGCAGTTAATTTAATCAAACAATCAGCTTTAAAACAAATTCAACAACAATTGAAAAGCGATCAAATTAGTTTAGATGATTTTGAAATAGTTGATGAAAATACAAAAAACTGAAATGATTTTTTAGATATCAACAACGATAATAAAGAAATGATTGTTAAATTCAAAGCAAATCCTACTAGCTTACACTTAAGTGACACATCATTAAATGTTTCAATTTTAAATTCTAAGAATTTTTTATTTAAAACAAATGATTTATCTCAAATGAATTTTCAAAATATAACTGCAAATTTTAGTGATTATTTAAAAAGAGACAATACTAGTGAAGAAACTGGTCAAGAAATGTTTGTAAATAACTATGTTACTCAACACATATACAACACAATTAGAACACACAGACAAAATGAAAGTGACCTAACTTTACAAAATATTGACTATGAAATATATATAAATAATCAAAAACTAACTCAATTCCAATTTAAATTTAATTTAAAAAATCAGCAAACAATTGACAAAGTAATTAAAGAATTCTTTGAAAATGTTAAAACTAAACACTTTGCTCAATTATTAATAGAAATTAAATCAACTGAAACAACTTTTAAATTAAAAGGTTCTAAAGCTTATTTAATAACTCATAGTTCAAATGCTAACACAGCTCCTGAATTACCTACTCCTTTCAATTGACCTGAAGAACAAAACACACCAAGTGATAACTCAAATCCAGAAATACTAAAATACTTTGATTTATTGTTACTAAAAACAGGAGATTGAATTGGTGATTTTTCTAAATGAACTATAAAAGATTTTGAAGAAAAAGTTATAAACAACATTATTAAACAATTAACTGAACAATCTAAAAAACCTGTTGAATTAAATAAAGACTTTATAATTCGTATAAATGACAACATTTACAATCAAAAAGTTATTGAAGACTTCTTTAAATCTAAAGGTAAATTAAAAATAACAATTCAAGCAATTATTGAACCAATTAATAGAGAAAAAGTTCTTATCAACTCTAGAGATATTTTCTTACATAACACTTTAGATGGAAAAACACCTGAACAATTAACTCCAACAACTCCTGATTCACCTGATAACAATAATAACAATGAAAATAACTCAGACAACCCATCAAATCAAGACAAACCAAACCAAGGTAGAAAAAATAAATGAACAATCCTTGCTTATGTTGGTGGAGCAATTCTTGCTATTACTGGTGGTTATTTTGGAATTGTTAGATGAAGATCAAGAAAACTATTATAG
- a CDS encoding BspA family leucine-rich repeat surface protein → MKKKTWTILLSTLGGLSIAGAVGGVVAYKKMMNKVPFFERELTREHLEYVNKIIRENNLSPDLFKLDSDGGIELKSVFTIQKSEYINDEQGRPIECTKIGYTLTTTKEIRIERMPKTVKKVPSVLPKEISSLSRAFENNINTEIDGIQHWDTSNITNMTDMFNGAKNFNQDISNWDTSKVIRMYAMFQEAKLFNQDLSNWDVSKVKGFAGFNEDAHPEFTGDKLPKFIIKIK, encoded by the coding sequence ATGAAGAAAAAAACTTGAACAATTTTATTATCAACATTAGGTGGTCTTTCAATTGCTGGAGCAGTTGGAGGAGTAGTTGCTTATAAAAAAATGATGAATAAAGTACCTTTTTTTGAACGTGAATTAACTCGTGAACATTTAGAATACGTTAATAAAATCATCAGAGAAAACAACCTTTCACCTGACTTGTTCAAATTAGATTCTGATGGAGGAATTGAGCTAAAATCAGTTTTTACAATTCAAAAATCTGAATACATAAATGATGAACAAGGTAGACCAATTGAATGCACAAAAATTGGATACACATTAACAACTACTAAAGAAATCCGAATAGAACGAATGCCTAAAACCGTTAAAAAAGTCCCTAGTGTTCTTCCTAAAGAAATTAGTAGTTTAAGTCGTGCTTTTGAAAATAACATAAACACCGAAATTGACGGTATCCAACACTGAGATACCTCAAACATAACTAATATGACTGATATGTTTAATGGAGCTAAAAACTTTAATCAAGATATAAGTAACTGAGACACTTCAAAAGTGATTAGAATGTATGCAATGTTCCAAGAAGCAAAACTTTTCAATCAAGACCTATCCAACTGAGATGTATCTAAAGTTAAAGGGTTTGCCGGTTTTAATGAAGACGCCCACCCAGAATTCACAGGAGATAAACTTCCGAAATTCATTATTAAAATTAAATAG
- a CDS encoding BspA family leucine-rich repeat surface protein yields MIEPIIKEPIYNDDLTECLEIGYFTTDKGEVQIYPFPETIKKVPNDLPKEITSLFGAFENNKNTEIDGIQNWDTSKVTNMSCMFLFATIFDQDISNWDTSNVTDMSCMFYYNFWFNQNIGNWNTSNVTDMNAMFKHTHRFNQPIGNWNTSNVTNMGSMFAKASEFNQDISRWDTSKVTNMSFMFNKAISFNQNISTKTIIKPDNSSYIAWDVSNVKYMYAIFDNAFEFAQNISNWDVKNVKYAARFRWMAPHLTDEKVPFKFKFKLQAP; encoded by the coding sequence ATGATAGAACCTATTATAAAAGAACCAATTTATAATGATGATTTAACTGAATGCCTAGAAATTGGATATTTCACTACCGACAAAGGGGAAGTTCAAATATATCCATTTCCTGAAACAATTAAAAAAGTACCTAATGATCTACCTAAAGAAATTACAAGTCTTTTTGGTGCTTTTGAAAATAACAAAAACACTGAAATTGATGGTATACAAAATTGAGATACTTCTAAAGTTACAAATATGAGTTGTATGTTTTTATTTGCTACAATATTTGATCAAGATATCTCAAATTGAGATACTTCAAACGTAACTGATATGAGCTGTATGTTTTATTATAATTTTTGATTCAACCAAAATATAGGTAATTGAAACACCTCAAATGTAACAGATATGAATGCTATGTTTAAACACACACATAGATTTAACCAACCTATAGGTAATTGAAACACCTCAAATGTAACTAATATGGGTTCAATGTTTGCTAAAGCTTCTGAATTCAATCAAGATATCTCAAGATGAGATACTTCAAAAGTAACTAATATGAGTTTTATGTTCAATAAAGCAATAAGCTTTAATCAAAACATTTCAACCAAAACGATTATAAAACCTGATAATTCATCTTACATTGCTTGAGATGTATCAAATGTAAAATACATGTATGCTATATTTGATAATGCTTTTGAATTTGCTCAAAACATATCTAACTGAGATGTTAAAAATGTAAAATACGCTGCAAGATTTAGATGAATGGCTCCACATTTAACAGATGAAAAAGTTCCATTTAAGTTTAAATTCAAATTGCAAGCACCATAA
- a CDS encoding MFS transporter, which yields MNYKSHKFLKYLATIGSVILSISLLIIYLEKGQDNKKIFNSLQPYIALEIILLILGSLFLISYMLIRWKWKNKSDYKYTKKDIIYLITGFSLYGSTIFITTIYFVLSLLINNQNSIKILFYVLLPITFLLMIVASIFETLSRINEQLFLYKKENEKIEKENETKIKVDFTKTTNNNESQIKLDDPENPFKD from the coding sequence ATGAATTATAAGTCGCACAAGTTTTTAAAATATCTAGCAACTATTGGAAGTGTTATTTTATCAATATCACTATTAATAATTTATTTAGAAAAAGGTCAAGATAATAAAAAGATTTTTAATAGTTTACAACCTTATATAGCTTTAGAAATCATTCTTTTAATTTTAGGTTCACTATTTTTAATAAGTTATATGCTTATTAGGTGAAAATGAAAAAATAAAAGTGATTATAAATATACTAAAAAAGATATTATTTATTTAATAACTGGTTTTAGTTTATATGGTTCAACAATTTTTATTACTACAATATATTTTGTATTAAGTTTATTAATAAATAATCAAAATAGTATTAAAATCTTATTTTATGTACTTTTACCAATTACATTTTTACTTATGATTGTAGCTTCTATTTTTGAAACATTATCTAGAATTAATGAGCAATTATTCTTATATAAAAAAGAAAATGAAAAAATAGAAAAAGAAAATGAAACAAAAATCAAAGTTGATTTTACAAAAACAACAAATAATAATGAATCACAAATAAAATTAGATGATCCCGAAAATCCATTCAAAGACTAA
- a CDS encoding DnaJ domain-containing protein, giving the protein MFFYISITIVNLLWRSFFTIISLTTLISSLLSISLILIYYFKDKQINVLITTFSCLFIILFISLFTISIIFYFKQENILNKYITFYDKKEIKKEVKETILNNKRIKKSKKLQRNKEISEQLQQSKRDKLERIKQEKQLELEEHKFNLQNQRDWEQLNLEHDQFLQEIKKKRQLLEQDVEFINDLNQTQTSPETNTFAISIPNLAQQLKQSSDEEFYNILGVSKDASFEEIKTAYKKKAKEFHPDLNKNPNSSKQMSLINEAYENIKKDKENNYSKDNK; this is encoded by the coding sequence TTGTTTTTTTATATTTCTATAACAATTGTAAATTTATTATGAAGAAGCTTTTTTACAATTATTTCTTTAACAACTTTAATTTCATCATTACTTTCAATATCATTAATTCTTATCTATTATTTCAAAGATAAGCAAATCAATGTTTTAATAACTACATTTAGTTGTTTATTTATTATCTTGTTTATTTCATTATTTACAATATCAATTATCTTTTATTTCAAACAAGAAAACATATTAAATAAATACATCACTTTTTATGATAAAAAAGAAATCAAAAAAGAAGTTAAAGAAACTATTTTAAACAATAAAAGAATTAAAAAATCTAAAAAACTTCAAAGAAACAAAGAAATAAGTGAACAACTTCAACAATCTAAACGAGATAAATTAGAAAGAATAAAACAAGAAAAACAATTAGAATTAGAAGAACACAAATTTAATTTACAAAACCAAAGAGATTGAGAACAACTAAATTTAGAACACGATCAATTCTTACAAGAAATTAAGAAAAAACGTCAATTGTTAGAACAAGATGTTGAATTTATAAATGATTTAAATCAAACACAAACTTCACCTGAAACAAACACTTTTGCTATTTCAATTCCAAATTTAGCTCAACAATTAAAACAATCATCTGATGAAGAATTCTATAACATACTTGGTGTTTCAAAAGACGCAAGCTTTGAAGAAATTAAAACTGCTTATAAGAAAAAAGCAAAAGAATTTCATCCTGATTTAAATAAAAATCCTAACTCATCAAAACAAATGAGTTTAATTAATGAAGCATATGAAAACATAAAAAAAGATAAAGAAAATAACTATTCAAAAGATAACAAATAA